A genome region from Triticum aestivum cultivar Chinese Spring chromosome 2B, IWGSC CS RefSeq v2.1, whole genome shotgun sequence includes the following:
- the LOC123041533 gene encoding F-box/LRR-repeat protein At4g14103 isoform X2 — protein sequence MEKSAAQSADERNVSVDKCLCDWISGLPDEILVSILDKLDSKTAVGTSLLSRRWRHLRSFIESFYFSEVVLPDNHCWVRLGPMRDYFNTHRDHHFVESLQWFTRLKRDTPLRRLSLVFSGSAEYSDVVNSAIASAAQHGISEVDMAIVVRMEYEFPWWLFSGYRSSPLTSLCLSHCKLSVPLDFGGFGSLTKLALVQMYMSLKEVQVLLRFCTNLVSLHLIGMFDIRILRLPKLKELILLMTPSWGKFKVDTPDLQRLEYCGEMLPTSTFQSIPCLEHVSLQFTDDIYPEYDADKLEDISTCLTHVKSLCLRYQIPKLVKPRTPATFLNLKVLTLNIATKHSDDLLWMFMFLIAAPYLATLRTTVRYLSYLEPHNGVIWDNVDFQHVNLKNVEMYNFMGRDNEIGLARLLLCRAPNLRCLSFNQARLEEGDDHQLVPPTWPMAETFSPRDIQFVLSKLLESVSFSARVVFI from the exons ATGGAGAAATCCGCGGCGCAGTCAGCAGACGAGCGGAACGTCTCCGTGGACAAG TGTCTTTGCGATTGGATCAGCGGACTGCCCGACGAAATCCTGGTGAGCATCCTAGACAAGTTGGATTCCAAGACTGCAGTTGGCACGAGCCTCCTCTCACGACGATGGAGGCACTTAAGGAGTTTCATAGAATCCTTCTATTTCAGTGAGGTGGTTTTACCAGACAACCATTGCTGGGTACGCCTCGGACCAATGCGGGACTACTTCAACACACATAGAGACCACCATTTTGTTGAGTCCCTCCAGTGGTTCACAAGGCTTAAGAGAGACACACCATTGAGAAGACTGTCCCTTGTGTTCTCAGGCAGTGCAGAGTATAGCGATGTGGTCAACAGCGCCATAGCTTCTGCAGCTCAGCATGGTATCAGCGAAGTTGATATGGCAATTGTTGTAAGGATGGAGTACGAGTTCCCCTGGTGGTTGTTCTCTGGTTACAGAAGCTCACCGCTGACCAGCTTATGCTTAAGTCATTGCAAGCTTTCTGTCCCCCTCGACTTCGGAGGATTCGGTTCCCTCACAAAGCTTGCCCTTGTCCAGATGTATATGAGCCTGAAAGAGGTGCAAGTTCTCCTCAGGTTCTGTACAAACTTAGTGAGTTTACACCTGATTGGCATGTTCGACATCAGAATCCTGCGGCTTCCAAAGCTTAAAGAATTGATATTGTTAATGACTCCATCGTGGGGTAAATTTAAGGTAGACACGCCAGACCTGCAAAGATTGGAGTACTGCGGAGAGATGCTCCCAACATCTACGTTTCAATCTATTCCATGTCTTGAGCATGTTTCCCTGCAATTTACTGATGATATTTATCCAGAATATGACGCGGACAAGTTGGAGGATATCTCTACTTGTTTAACGCATGTCAAGAGCCTTTGCTTGCGGTACCAGATCCCCAAG CTAGTCAAACCAAGAACTCCTGCCACCTTTTTAAACCTCAAAGTCCTGACTTTGAACATCGCTACAAAACATTCGGATGATCTTCTTTGGATGTTCATGTTCCTAATTGCTGCACCGTATTTGGCTACACTGAGAACTACT GTACGCTATTTATCATATCTTGAACCTCATAATGGGGTGATATGGGACAATGTCGACTTCCAGCACGTCAATTTGAAGAATGTAGAGATGTATAACTTCATGGGAAGAGATAATGAGATAGGCTTGGCGAGGCTACTGTTATGCAGGGCTCCTAATCTGAGATGTTTATCCTTCAACCAAGCACGTCTGGAGGAAGGTGATGATCACCAGCTGGTACCCCCTACCTGGCCCATGGCTGAAACTTTTTCCCCAAGAGACATCCAGTTCGTTCTCTCTAAGTTACTGGAGAGTGTTTCTTTCAGTGCGCGTGTAGTATTCATCTGA
- the LOC123041533 gene encoding F-box/LRR-repeat protein At4g14103 isoform X1 — MEKSAAQSADERNVSVDKSFLQLNSCKKQCLCDWISGLPDEILVSILDKLDSKTAVGTSLLSRRWRHLRSFIESFYFSEVVLPDNHCWVRLGPMRDYFNTHRDHHFVESLQWFTRLKRDTPLRRLSLVFSGSAEYSDVVNSAIASAAQHGISEVDMAIVVRMEYEFPWWLFSGYRSSPLTSLCLSHCKLSVPLDFGGFGSLTKLALVQMYMSLKEVQVLLRFCTNLVSLHLIGMFDIRILRLPKLKELILLMTPSWGKFKVDTPDLQRLEYCGEMLPTSTFQSIPCLEHVSLQFTDDIYPEYDADKLEDISTCLTHVKSLCLRYQIPKLVKPRTPATFLNLKVLTLNIATKHSDDLLWMFMFLIAAPYLATLRTTVRYLSYLEPHNGVIWDNVDFQHVNLKNVEMYNFMGRDNEIGLARLLLCRAPNLRCLSFNQARLEEGDDHQLVPPTWPMAETFSPRDIQFVLSKLLESVSFSARVVFI, encoded by the exons ATGGAGAAATCCGCGGCGCAGTCAGCAGACGAGCGGAACGTCTCCGTGGACAAG TCATTTCTTCAACTGAACTCTTGCAAGAAGCAGTGTCTTTGCGATTGGATCAGCGGACTGCCCGACGAAATCCTGGTGAGCATCCTAGACAAGTTGGATTCCAAGACTGCAGTTGGCACGAGCCTCCTCTCACGACGATGGAGGCACTTAAGGAGTTTCATAGAATCCTTCTATTTCAGTGAGGTGGTTTTACCAGACAACCATTGCTGGGTACGCCTCGGACCAATGCGGGACTACTTCAACACACATAGAGACCACCATTTTGTTGAGTCCCTCCAGTGGTTCACAAGGCTTAAGAGAGACACACCATTGAGAAGACTGTCCCTTGTGTTCTCAGGCAGTGCAGAGTATAGCGATGTGGTCAACAGCGCCATAGCTTCTGCAGCTCAGCATGGTATCAGCGAAGTTGATATGGCAATTGTTGTAAGGATGGAGTACGAGTTCCCCTGGTGGTTGTTCTCTGGTTACAGAAGCTCACCGCTGACCAGCTTATGCTTAAGTCATTGCAAGCTTTCTGTCCCCCTCGACTTCGGAGGATTCGGTTCCCTCACAAAGCTTGCCCTTGTCCAGATGTATATGAGCCTGAAAGAGGTGCAAGTTCTCCTCAGGTTCTGTACAAACTTAGTGAGTTTACACCTGATTGGCATGTTCGACATCAGAATCCTGCGGCTTCCAAAGCTTAAAGAATTGATATTGTTAATGACTCCATCGTGGGGTAAATTTAAGGTAGACACGCCAGACCTGCAAAGATTGGAGTACTGCGGAGAGATGCTCCCAACATCTACGTTTCAATCTATTCCATGTCTTGAGCATGTTTCCCTGCAATTTACTGATGATATTTATCCAGAATATGACGCGGACAAGTTGGAGGATATCTCTACTTGTTTAACGCATGTCAAGAGCCTTTGCTTGCGGTACCAGATCCCCAAG CTAGTCAAACCAAGAACTCCTGCCACCTTTTTAAACCTCAAAGTCCTGACTTTGAACATCGCTACAAAACATTCGGATGATCTTCTTTGGATGTTCATGTTCCTAATTGCTGCACCGTATTTGGCTACACTGAGAACTACT GTACGCTATTTATCATATCTTGAACCTCATAATGGGGTGATATGGGACAATGTCGACTTCCAGCACGTCAATTTGAAGAATGTAGAGATGTATAACTTCATGGGAAGAGATAATGAGATAGGCTTGGCGAGGCTACTGTTATGCAGGGCTCCTAATCTGAGATGTTTATCCTTCAACCAAGCACGTCTGGAGGAAGGTGATGATCACCAGCTGGTACCCCCTACCTGGCCCATGGCTGAAACTTTTTCCCCAAGAGACATCCAGTTCGTTCTCTCTAAGTTACTGGAGAGTGTTTCTTTCAGTGCGCGTGTAGTATTCATCTGA
- the LOC123041533 gene encoding uncharacterized protein isoform X3, producing MRDYFNTHRDHHFVESLQWFTRLKRDTPLRRLSLVFSGSAEYSDVVNSAIASAAQHGISEVDMAIVVRMEYEFPWWLFSGYRSSPLTSLCLSHCKLSVPLDFGGFGSLTKLALVQMYMSLKEVQVLLRFCTNLVSLHLIGMFDIRILRLPKLKELILLMTPSWGKFKVDTPDLQRLEYCGEMLPTSTFQSIPCLEHVSLQFTDDIYPEYDADKLEDISTCLTHVKSLCLRYQIPKLVKPRTPATFLNLKVLTLNIATKHSDDLLWMFMFLIAAPYLATLRTTVRYLSYLEPHNGVIWDNVDFQHVNLKNVEMYNFMGRDNEIGLARLLLCRAPNLRCLSFNQARLEEGDDHQLVPPTWPMAETFSPRDIQFVLSKLLESVSFSARVVFI from the exons ATGCGGGACTACTTCAACACACATAGAGACCACCATTTTGTTGAGTCCCTCCAGTGGTTCACAAGGCTTAAGAGAGACACACCATTGAGAAGACTGTCCCTTGTGTTCTCAGGCAGTGCAGAGTATAGCGATGTGGTCAACAGCGCCATAGCTTCTGCAGCTCAGCATGGTATCAGCGAAGTTGATATGGCAATTGTTGTAAGGATGGAGTACGAGTTCCCCTGGTGGTTGTTCTCTGGTTACAGAAGCTCACCGCTGACCAGCTTATGCTTAAGTCATTGCAAGCTTTCTGTCCCCCTCGACTTCGGAGGATTCGGTTCCCTCACAAAGCTTGCCCTTGTCCAGATGTATATGAGCCTGAAAGAGGTGCAAGTTCTCCTCAGGTTCTGTACAAACTTAGTGAGTTTACACCTGATTGGCATGTTCGACATCAGAATCCTGCGGCTTCCAAAGCTTAAAGAATTGATATTGTTAATGACTCCATCGTGGGGTAAATTTAAGGTAGACACGCCAGACCTGCAAAGATTGGAGTACTGCGGAGAGATGCTCCCAACATCTACGTTTCAATCTATTCCATGTCTTGAGCATGTTTCCCTGCAATTTACTGATGATATTTATCCAGAATATGACGCGGACAAGTTGGAGGATATCTCTACTTGTTTAACGCATGTCAAGAGCCTTTGCTTGCGGTACCAGATCCCCAAG CTAGTCAAACCAAGAACTCCTGCCACCTTTTTAAACCTCAAAGTCCTGACTTTGAACATCGCTACAAAACATTCGGATGATCTTCTTTGGATGTTCATGTTCCTAATTGCTGCACCGTATTTGGCTACACTGAGAACTACT GTACGCTATTTATCATATCTTGAACCTCATAATGGGGTGATATGGGACAATGTCGACTTCCAGCACGTCAATTTGAAGAATGTAGAGATGTATAACTTCATGGGAAGAGATAATGAGATAGGCTTGGCGAGGCTACTGTTATGCAGGGCTCCTAATCTGAGATGTTTATCCTTCAACCAAGCACGTCTGGAGGAAGGTGATGATCACCAGCTGGTACCCCCTACCTGGCCCATGGCTGAAACTTTTTCCCCAAGAGACATCCAGTTCGTTCTCTCTAAGTTACTGGAGAGTGTTTCTTTCAGTGCGCGTGTAGTATTCATCTGA
- the LOC123045748 gene encoding ribonuclease H2 subunit B, which produces MALWCENMALPPRVLVAPRPSGANGQGNILLLRHPKLEEETQYLFTDGQLHEFNWFKERYGSWFLGDYVCEDGSVYYCTLVDPIFILLPLLEAARMSNGKDLGKFRQLDEILYIEGYPGYQHLMSIAGKHVELVCEVKEVANMKFFRLDDSKVLTWLCCKVHSIKEAISKLGKNYAAQGERELLKEAVQIIRENLKDEPWLMVLCKKLKLDINEINDMAKTNDTSFCADSSPVPAPARPSEGGVGNSSAKSSKGRPAKKLKPEVGSKNIKDMFRRVTRSGT; this is translated from the exons ATGGCGTTGTGGTGTGAGAACATGGCGTTGCCGCCCCGTGTCCTTGTTGCTCCCC GCCCTTCTGGCGCCAATGGTCAAGGGAATATTCTATTACTTCGCCATCCGAAACTAG AAGAAGAAACACAGTATCTGTTCACTGATGGCCAACTTCATGAGTTCAATTGGTTTAAGGAGCGTTATGGTTCTTGGTTCTTGGGAGATTATGTCTGTGAAG ATGGTAGCGTTTACTATTGCACACTTGTTGACCCCATCTTCATTCTTCTACCACTTCTCGAAGCTGCACGTATGTCG AACGGTAAGGATCTAGGAAAATTCAGACAGCTGGATGAAATTTTATACATCGAAGGTTATCCTGGATATCAGCACCTCATGAGTATAGCAGGAAAGCATGTGGAACTGGTTTGTGAAGTTAAAG AAGTTGCTAATATGAAGTTCTTCAGGCTAGATGATTCCAAGGTCTTAACTTGGCTGTGCTGTAAG GTACACAGTATAAAAGAGGCTATCTCCAAGTTAGGTAAAAATTATGCTGCTCAAGGAGAAAGAGAACTGT TGAAGGAGGCTGTCCAAATAATTCGTGAAAACCTGAAGGATGAACCGTGGCTAATGGTACTCTGCAAGAAGTTGAA GTTAGACATCAATGAGATAAATGATATGGCCAAAACCAATGACACGTCATTTTGTGCTGATAGTTCTCCAGTACCTGCTCCAGCTCGTCCCTCAGAG GGTGGTGTAGGAAATAGCAGTGCCAAGTCAAGCAAAGGGAGGCCTGCGAAGAAACTGAAGCCTGAGGTAGGATCAAAGAACATAAAAGACATGTTCCGAAGGGTGACAAGGAGTGGGACATAA